A genomic segment from Yimella sp. cx-51 encodes:
- a CDS encoding C40 family peptidase — MVGDAVKRAYVVVEATGLWRAPEALRPIDAPMTRPEPDHQEWLAGMDEHEIEGAEGRGGLLDVIDSELSFGEPVDIHETRDGWARVTCPWQPSSRHPQGYPGWVPQAHLGDEAPRSEDAPRDDSPADIEPSAYVEQARTHLGLPYLWGGLTAEGLDCSGLVHHSARSLGWSVPRDADDQYRASQDVPLDQVRAGDLYFFAKPGASIHHVGIVTSPGSMIHAPETGAGVTEEVLSPQRLETLSCAGRILR, encoded by the coding sequence GTGGTTGGTGACGCGGTGAAGCGCGCGTACGTCGTTGTGGAGGCCACCGGGTTGTGGCGTGCGCCCGAGGCCTTGCGCCCGATCGACGCGCCCATGACTCGGCCTGAGCCCGATCATCAGGAATGGCTGGCGGGCATGGACGAGCACGAGATCGAAGGGGCGGAGGGCAGGGGCGGCCTGCTCGATGTGATCGACTCGGAGTTGTCCTTCGGCGAACCCGTCGACATCCACGAGACCCGTGACGGGTGGGCGCGGGTCACCTGCCCGTGGCAGCCCAGCAGTCGGCACCCGCAGGGGTATCCCGGATGGGTGCCGCAGGCTCACCTCGGTGACGAGGCTCCTCGATCCGAGGACGCGCCACGCGACGACTCCCCCGCAGACATCGAACCCAGCGCCTACGTCGAGCAGGCTCGCACCCACCTGGGGCTGCCCTATCTCTGGGGCGGGCTCACCGCCGAAGGGCTGGACTGCTCCGGCTTGGTGCACCACAGCGCCCGCTCGCTCGGATGGTCGGTGCCCCGCGACGCGGACGACCAGTACCGCGCATCGCAGGACGTGCCGCTCGACCAGGTGCGTGCCGGAGACCTCTACTTCTTCGCCAAGCCGGGCGCGTCGATCCACCACGTGGGCATCGTCACCTCGCCCGGAAGCATGATCCATGCACCGGAAACGGGTGCAGGCGTGACCGAGGAAGTGCTCTCGCCGCAACGATTGGAGACCCTCAGCTGCGCTGGACGCATCCTTCGGTGA